A single window of Senegalia massiliensis DNA harbors:
- a CDS encoding pirin family protein, translated as MLRKVEHDNMGTSDLGWLKSIFHFSFSNYYNPDNMNFGVLRVLNDDLVESNTGFDMHPHREMEIISYVVNGELTHGDNMGNENKVTRGHVQYMTAGTGIYHSEHNLGDDVLRFLQIWIVPDKKGHNPNYGDYEFDWEKRKNKWFHIVSSKNGKAPIKINQYVNFYVLELDKDNTIDFSVDKNRQAYLVQIEGTSNVNNISLGERDALEIVEEDILIKANGTSHMLVIEMKKA; from the coding sequence ATGCTGAGAAAAGTTGAACACGACAATATGGGAACAAGCGATTTAGGGTGGCTAAAAAGTATATTTCATTTTTCATTTTCTAATTATTACAATCCAGATAATATGAACTTTGGAGTCTTAAGGGTGTTAAATGATGATTTAGTTGAATCAAATACTGGTTTTGATATGCATCCTCATAGAGAGATGGAGATTATATCCTATGTTGTAAATGGAGAATTAACTCATGGAGATAATATGGGTAATGAAAATAAAGTTACCCGTGGACATGTACAATATATGACTGCTGGAACTGGTATATATCATAGTGAACATAATTTAGGAGATGATGTTTTAAGATTTCTTCAAATCTGGATTGTTCCTGACAAAAAAGGTCATAATCCTAATTATGGAGATTATGAATTTGATTGGGAAAAAAGAAAGAATAAATGGTTTCATATTGTATCTAGTAAAAATGGTAAAGCACCAATTAAAATAAATCAATATGTTAATTTTTATGTTTTAGAGCTAGATAAAGATAATACTATAGATTTTTCAGTTGATAAAAACAGACAAGCTTACTTAGTTCAAATAGAAGGAACTTCAAATGTGAACAATATTTCATTAGGTGAAAGAGATGCCCTGGAAATTGTAGAAGAAGATATATTGATAAAAGCAAATGGCACCTCACATATGCTTGTTATTGAAATGAAAAAGGCTTAG
- a CDS encoding CBS domain-containing protein, with translation MYITSVLLGRENLTILQKDDSVKKAKKVIEDGGFLSLPVLDGDKFVGAIPIYNIYKQLIDKDKGEEEEFLNSTIENYIQENIPKISSTSLIEDAAELFGRKNIPFVPVIDEEERLEGIITQKAIFNGFSRLLGYKRGTRIVINVPEMKGKLSDLTNAIRKSNSNIISLVVYDPDTPLNVKQVIIRVETDNIDALKQRLSKRGFSIRELNK, from the coding sequence ATGTATATAACAAGCGTTTTATTAGGACGAGAAAATCTTACTATTTTACAAAAAGATGATAGTGTAAAAAAAGCTAAAAAAGTAATTGAAGATGGAGGATTTCTATCATTACCCGTATTAGATGGAGATAAATTTGTAGGTGCTATACCAATATATAATATTTATAAACAACTAATTGATAAAGATAAAGGTGAAGAAGAAGAGTTTTTAAATAGTACAATAGAAAATTATATTCAAGAAAACATACCAAAAATATCTTCGACTTCTTTAATTGAAGATGCTGCAGAATTATTTGGAAGGAAAAACATTCCTTTTGTACCTGTTATTGATGAAGAGGAAAGACTTGAAGGAATCATAACTCAAAAAGCTATATTTAATGGATTTAGTAGGCTTTTAGGATATAAGAGAGGTACTAGAATTGTAATAAATGTACCGGAAATGAAAGGTAAGTTGTCAGATCTTACTAATGCTATCAGAAAGTCAAATAGCAATATCATAAGTTTAGTAGTATATGATCCTGATACACCGTTAAATGTAAAGCAAGTTATAATTAGAGTAGAAACAGATAATATAGATGCTCTAAAACAGAGATTATCTAAAAGAGGATTTTCTATAAGAGAATTAAATAAATAA
- a CDS encoding DUF2508 family protein, whose translation MRGQQSFSNKEKNMSIIYNISNLLKRVKPDMKNNDFEYEEEMKNLKEAHKEWTQAEIYFESVKDDELIDHAIYNLEAAKKKYFYLLNRVREKIAKEKA comes from the coding sequence ATGAGAGGACAACAATCATTCAGTAATAAAGAAAAAAATATGAGCATAATATATAATATATCAAATCTTCTTAAAAGGGTGAAACCAGATATGAAAAATAATGATTTTGAATATGAAGAAGAAATGAAAAATTTAAAAGAAGCTCATAAAGAATGGACTCAAGCAGAAATATATTTTGAAAGTGTAAAAGATGATGAATTAATTGATCATGCAATCTATAACTTGGAGGCAGCAAAAAAGAAATATTTTTATCTTTTAAATAGAGTAAGAGAAAAGATAGCAAAAGAAAAAGCATAA
- a CDS encoding pro-sigmaK processing inhibitor BofA family protein, with product MFSEWGISIPIIIIALFFLGFIIMLNSRRIMKLVLNSIVGIISLLLYNMLLSGITGVYIGINLVTVFVVTILGIPGFILLIILNLIL from the coding sequence ATGTTTAGTGAGTGGGGCATATCAATACCCATAATAATTATAGCTCTTTTTTTCTTAGGTTTTATAATCATGTTAAATAGTAGAAGAATAATGAAATTAGTATTAAATAGTATAGTAGGCATAATATCACTGTTATTATATAATATGTTATTAAGTGGCATTACCGGAGTTTATATAGGTATAAATTTAGTCACTGTATTTGTAGTTACTATACTTGGAATTCCAGGATTTATATTATTAATAATACTCAATCTAATATTATAA
- a CDS encoding 50S ribosomal protein L25: MATRKLKAKLREEVGTGKSHELRREGYMPGVLYGRNKETKNIAFNTKQLQKIVSEEGYGALVTLEIDGNNTAAILKDVQKEIVKDDFLHADFQELSENEEIRLTIPLYLENREAAEDNDTIVQLQLSEIDIECLPKYIVGHVNIDAKKLKDSPSITIGDLDLEGVNILHDDEEVIASLTYASKPEEDEEDESEEPIYEDEKSVLE; encoded by the coding sequence ATGGCGACGAGAAAACTAAAAGCGAAATTAAGAGAAGAAGTAGGTACAGGAAAATCACATGAGTTAAGAAGAGAAGGATATATGCCAGGTGTTTTATACGGTAGAAATAAAGAAACTAAAAACATAGCTTTTAATACAAAACAACTTCAAAAAATTGTATCAGAAGAAGGATATGGAGCATTAGTAACTCTTGAAATAGATGGAAATAACACTGCAGCTATTTTAAAAGATGTACAAAAAGAAATAGTTAAAGATGATTTCTTACATGCAGATTTCCAAGAACTTTCCGAAAATGAAGAGATAAGACTTACTATACCACTTTATCTTGAAAATAGAGAAGCAGCAGAAGACAATGATACAATTGTACAATTACAACTTTCAGAAATAGATATAGAATGTTTACCAAAATACATTGTAGGTCATGTAAATATTGATGCTAAAAAATTAAAGGATAGTCCTTCTATAACTATAGGTGATTTAGATTTAGAAGGAGTAAACATATTACATGATGATGAAGAAGTTATTGCAAGTCTTACTTATGCTTCAAAGCCTGAAGAAGATGAGGAAGATGAATCGGAAGAGCCAATATATGAAGATGAAAAAAGTGTATTAGAATAA
- a CDS encoding sigma factor G inhibitor Gin, whose product MDYNCKICGGNDKDSIDFLGSKICKSCVDKISSTDVDDIINYEYYKANIKKMWLDYIAN is encoded by the coding sequence GTGGATTATAATTGTAAAATATGCGGGGGAAATGATAAAGATAGTATTGATTTTTTAGGCAGTAAAATTTGCAAGTCATGTGTAGATAAAATATCTAGTACTGATGTAGATGATATTATTAATTATGAATATTATAAAGCTAATATAAAGAAAATGTGGCTAGATTACATAGCAAATTAA
- a CDS encoding aminotransferase class I/II-fold pyridoxal phosphate-dependent enzyme has product MYTPLIKGLLEYSDKKSIRFHMPGHKGRTIYDLAKVIPDIDVTEVEGTDNLHNPKGVINESQKRSSNIYGTKKTFYSVNGTTAGIYAAITSSVKPGEEILIQRNCHKSIYNSLVIGRIKGNFIYPKYDSENNILTVIDPNEINDILNENKNIKAVVMTYPSYLGICSDIKTIVDVVHKHDKILIVDEAHGSHLEFSNNLPISAESAGADIIVQSTHKTLPSYTQSSMVHVNSNRVDSDRLSKMMSMFQSTSPSYILMSSLDMAMDYMINEGKNRLEKVLNYIDEFTSKVDNLEGINLFLGDRKYSFDKTKIVINATELGLRGSDLENILRKNYNIELEMSDLFYALAMVSVMNTEEDLDKLYLALKDISNTHCKKKLKIKEDIKFLHPIKYVEIYEAFNENSKFENLDDAIGEIASDYIIPYPPGVPFVAPGEILSKDIINHIKKFIDADIEILGLNNNKINIIDK; this is encoded by the coding sequence ATGTATACTCCTCTTATAAAAGGACTTTTAGAATATAGTGACAAGAAAAGTATAAGATTTCATATGCCAGGACATAAAGGAAGAACAATATATGATTTAGCTAAAGTTATACCAGATATAGATGTAACAGAGGTAGAAGGTACTGATAATTTACATAATCCAAAAGGTGTAATAAATGAATCTCAGAAAAGATCAAGTAATATATATGGAACTAAAAAGACATTTTATTCAGTAAATGGAACAACTGCTGGAATTTATGCTGCTATAACATCTTCAGTAAAGCCTGGAGAAGAAATACTCATACAAAGAAATTGTCATAAGTCAATATATAATTCTCTAGTAATAGGAAGAATAAAAGGTAATTTTATATATCCAAAATATGATAGCGAAAATAATATTCTGACTGTAATTGATCCTAATGAGATTAATGATATATTAAATGAAAATAAAAATATTAAAGCAGTAGTTATGACTTATCCCTCATATCTTGGGATTTGTTCAGACATAAAAACCATAGTTGATGTAGTTCATAAACATGATAAAATACTAATTGTTGACGAAGCACATGGAAGTCATCTAGAATTTAGTAATAATCTTCCTATATCTGCTGAAAGTGCAGGAGCTGATATAATAGTTCAAAGCACTCATAAAACTCTTCCATCATACACTCAAAGTTCTATGGTACATGTAAATTCAAATAGAGTAGATAGTGATAGGTTATCTAAAATGATGAGTATGTTTCAATCTACAAGTCCTTCATACATACTAATGAGCTCTCTTGATATGGCTATGGACTATATGATTAATGAAGGAAAGAATAGGTTAGAAAAAGTATTAAATTATATAGATGAATTTACATCTAAAGTTGATAATTTAGAAGGAATAAATTTATTTTTAGGAGATAGAAAATATAGTTTTGATAAAACTAAAATAGTAATAAATGCTACAGAATTAGGACTTCGTGGAAGTGATTTAGAAAATATTTTAAGAAAAAATTATAATATAGAATTGGAAATGAGTGATTTATTCTATGCACTTGCAATGGTATCTGTAATGAATACAGAGGAGGATTTAGACAAACTGTATTTAGCACTTAAAGATATATCAAATACTCATTGTAAAAAGAAACTTAAAATAAAAGAAGATATTAAATTTTTACATCCTATAAAATATGTTGAAATATATGAAGCTTTTAATGAAAATAGTAAGTTTGAAAATCTAGATGATGCCATAGGAGAAATAGCATCAGATTATATTATACCATATCCTCCAGGGGTTCCATTTGTTGCTCCAGGAGAAATTTTAAGTAAAGATATAATAAATCATATAAAAAAATTTATAGATGCAGATATAGAAATATTAGGACTAAATAATAATAAAATAAATATAATAGATAAGTAA
- the tmk gene encoding dTMP kinase, with product MEGLFITIEGPDGAGKSTQIELLKKYFKEKGKNIVITREPGGTLISEKIRDIILDNENIKMEYTTEALLYAASRAQHVGEKIIPALKKGQVVICDRFVHSSLIYQGLGRGLGIEEVKKINDFAIKGIMPDITLFFDISPEVALKRKGKIDKRDRLENEKIDFHKKVYDGYKKLIEKYPEEFTVIDATKSIEDIHEDVINKLYEKGLS from the coding sequence ATGGAAGGATTATTTATAACTATAGAAGGACCAGATGGAGCAGGGAAAAGTACTCAGATAGAATTATTAAAGAAGTATTTTAAAGAAAAAGGAAAAAACATAGTAATTACCCGTGAGCCCGGAGGGACTTTAATAAGTGAAAAAATAAGAGATATAATATTAGATAATGAAAATATAAAAATGGAATATACTACAGAAGCATTACTTTATGCAGCATCTAGAGCACAGCATGTAGGTGAAAAAATAATTCCAGCTTTGAAAAAAGGACAAGTTGTAATATGTGATAGATTTGTGCATTCAAGTCTAATTTATCAAGGACTTGGTCGAGGACTTGGCATAGAGGAAGTAAAAAAGATAAATGATTTTGCAATAAAAGGAATAATGCCAGATATTACATTATTTTTTGATATATCACCTGAAGTTGCACTAAAGAGGAAAGGAAAAATAGACAAAAGGGATAGACTTGAAAATGAAAAAATAGATTTTCACAAAAAAGTATATGATGGATATAAAAAATTAATAGAAAAATATCCTGAAGAGTTTACAGTAATAGATGCTACAAAATCAATAGAAGATATACATGAAGATGTTATAAATAAATTATATGAAAAGGGGCTTTCTTAA
- a CDS encoding ABC transporter substrate-binding protein, which translates to MKKYILILFFMSIVIITSCSDTGSNKDSKTKNLTIYVPSMYNNPELTFIVSQKDKFEKENNVKINIDTLKDTKYEDRNKAITSMMSKENGPSLIFVGTNDSYKWYIESGVALNAEGKVSNRKKLLEYINMDEHFTPISLSVYSRVINKAVLEEIGENPPPLEWDYSDYKDLWLAEAKKRGKILSAQTYSEAFSVIFDKIQFVNREKKEANFNNGQVKQAFKEFKDIIHSSYFEHPENYTFENYENLLKEYKSEEWERADAISNSISNERLLGGGGFNVLFPITKFDSIMMKKYIHQPPIKSKNGNILTSGFIVNRNGENIDLAWKFLDYVLQEEVQQNMINYNHYYMYPVLQSLEEDLMKTIKQKGDIPERFLKIREIVLEKIIDGEYSVIVPGNSAPDTEKANLYQLTIDYVFSEEEFTEKELTYRLKIIEDTYNIWLNE; encoded by the coding sequence TTGAAAAAATACATATTAATACTTTTTTTTATGTCTATAGTAATTATCACCTCTTGTAGTGATACAGGTTCTAATAAGGACTCAAAAACTAAAAATTTAACCATATATGTTCCTAGTATGTATAATAATCCTGAACTTACATTTATAGTGAGTCAAAAAGATAAGTTTGAAAAAGAAAATAATGTGAAAATAAATATAGATACATTAAAAGATACCAAATATGAAGATAGAAATAAAGCTATAACTTCTATGATGAGTAAAGAAAATGGTCCATCACTTATATTTGTAGGTACAAATGACAGCTATAAATGGTATATAGAATCTGGAGTAGCTTTAAATGCAGAAGGAAAAGTTTCAAACAGAAAAAAATTATTGGAATATATAAATATGGATGAACATTTCACGCCTATATCATTAAGTGTATATTCTAGGGTTATAAATAAGGCTGTATTAGAAGAAATTGGAGAAAATCCTCCTCCTTTAGAATGGGATTATAGTGATTATAAGGATTTATGGTTAGCTGAGGCTAAGAAGAGGGGGAAGATATTAAGTGCTCAAACCTATTCAGAAGCATTTAGTGTTATATTTGATAAAATACAATTTGTTAATAGAGAAAAAAAGGAAGCTAATTTTAATAATGGCCAAGTAAAACAAGCATTCAAGGAATTCAAAGATATAATACATTCATCATATTTCGAACATCCTGAAAATTATACCTTTGAAAACTATGAAAATTTATTAAAAGAGTATAAATCTGAAGAATGGGAAAGAGCTGATGCTATTTCTAATAGTATTTCTAATGAAAGATTATTAGGAGGAGGAGGTTTTAATGTATTATTTCCTATAACTAAATTTGATAGTATCATGATGAAAAAATATATTCATCAACCTCCAATAAAAAGTAAAAATGGTAATATTCTAACAAGTGGATTTATAGTTAATAGAAATGGTGAAAATATAGATCTTGCTTGGAAGTTTTTAGATTATGTTCTACAAGAAGAAGTTCAACAAAATATGATAAACTACAATCACTACTATATGTATCCTGTATTACAAAGTTTAGAAGAAGATTTAATGAAAACAATAAAGCAAAAAGGAGATATTCCAGAAAGATTTCTGAAAATTAGAGAAATTGTATTAGAAAAAATTATAGATGGAGAATATTCTGTAATAGTACCTGGTAATTCTGCACCTGATACTGAAAAAGCAAATTTATATCAATTAACTATAGATTATGTATTTTCTGAAGAGGAGTTTACTGAGAAAGAATTAACCTATAGGCTTAAAATAATAGAAGACACATACAATATTTGGTTAAATGAATAG
- a CDS encoding carbohydrate ABC transporter permease → MNDIRKFKNITFLLPSLIGFFTLYIIPFVIGIRISFSETTFNSNFAGFKNYIYVFKSEAFQLAIKNTSIFMLLGIPLIIIISFLLALSIFELKVNPIIKLFIILPIAIPTASISAFFEKSFGIYGLNLLDSKYAMIVVIIMFLWKNTGYNLIIYLAGLTQIDKSAIEAAKIDGANYWGLVRYIIIPLLTPTTVIVGIITIINSFKVFKEIYILQGKYPNPNLYMLQHYLTNKFNSIEYHHLTSAAYIFTLMILAFIFLFVFLDRRYSKKVGDN, encoded by the coding sequence TTGAATGACATAAGAAAGTTTAAAAACATAACTTTTCTTTTGCCTAGCTTAATTGGATTTTTTACTTTATATATAATACCATTTGTAATTGGTATAAGAATATCATTTAGTGAAACAACTTTTAATTCTAATTTTGCTGGATTTAAAAATTATATATATGTATTTAAAAGTGAAGCATTTCAACTTGCAATTAAAAATACTTCTATTTTTATGTTACTAGGTATTCCTTTAATTATTATAATATCTTTTTTATTAGCTTTATCTATATTTGAACTTAAAGTAAATCCTATTATAAAATTATTCATAATCTTACCTATTGCAATACCTACAGCTAGCATATCAGCATTTTTTGAAAAGAGTTTTGGTATATATGGTTTAAATTTACTTGATTCTAAATATGCTATGATTGTTGTTATAATTATGTTTTTATGGAAAAACACTGGATATAATTTAATAATATATCTAGCAGGTCTTACACAAATTGATAAATCAGCTATAGAAGCAGCTAAAATAGATGGAGCAAACTATTGGGGCCTTGTTAGATATATTATAATACCTTTACTTACACCTACTACTGTTATAGTTGGAATAATAACTATAATCAACTCATTTAAAGTATTTAAAGAAATTTACATACTACAAGGGAAGTATCCAAATCCAAACTTATATATGTTACAACATTACTTAACAAATAAATTTAATAGTATAGAATATCATCATTTAACATCTGCTGCTTATATTTTTACATTAATGATATTAGCATTTATATTTTTATTTGTCTTTTTAGATAGGAGATATAGCAAAAAGGTAGGTGATAATTGA
- a CDS encoding carbohydrate ABC transporter permease, with amino-acid sequence MKKIVYIFIILLSLLFLLPIIYTVANSFMTFIQLSKDSIQLIPEQFNLQQYYSLVINKTEYFKFFLNSIKITIFIILGQVIIGVFAAYTFAKVKFPGKKILFVLYVFLLLLPYQVTLVPNFLLFDTLDRSGITILDTHLALIIPGIFYPLGVFILTQFIKGIPNELIEAAKIDGAGTLTILRKVVLPIIKPAIFALIILTFIDNWNLIDQAIVLIEDDKKMPLSVFLNTIYTKDKSVFFAGAALYIIPAIFIFNKGEKYLSEGLILGGDK; translated from the coding sequence ATGAAAAAGATAGTATATATATTTATAATTTTATTGTCATTATTATTTTTACTTCCTATAATTTATACAGTTGCAAATTCTTTTATGACATTTATTCAATTGTCAAAAGATAGTATCCAATTAATACCTGAACAATTCAATCTACAGCAATATTATTCACTAGTCATAAATAAAACTGAATATTTCAAGTTCTTTTTAAATTCTATAAAAATCACGATTTTTATTATATTAGGTCAAGTGATTATAGGTGTATTTGCAGCATATACATTTGCAAAAGTAAAATTTCCAGGTAAAAAAATATTATTTGTTTTATATGTTTTCTTACTTTTACTACCTTATCAAGTAACTCTTGTTCCAAACTTTCTGCTATTTGATACATTAGATAGATCTGGTATAACAATATTAGATACTCATTTAGCCCTTATAATACCTGGAATATTTTATCCACTAGGAGTTTTTATATTGACTCAATTTATAAAAGGGATCCCTAATGAACTTATAGAAGCAGCTAAGATAGATGGTGCAGGAACTTTAACTATTTTAAGAAAAGTAGTATTACCTATAATAAAACCTGCTATATTTGCACTTATAATTCTTACATTTATAGATAATTGGAATCTTATAGATCAAGCTATAGTATTAATTGAAGATGACAAAAAGATGCCTTTATCTGTATTTCTAAATACTATATATACAAAAGATAAATCTGTATTTTTTGCAGGAGCAGCACTTTATATAATACCAGCTATATTTATATTTAATAAAGGAGAGAAGTATTTAAGTGAAGGACTTATACTAGGGGGAGATAAGTAA
- a CDS encoding efflux RND transporter periplasmic adaptor subunit has translation MKKIVMVFFILIIFMGFFSKSIINLFLPQVKVTGATGSPVEKSIQVNGQVVANNMIDIRLPGSVIIKEFLVENGDEVEKGTPIFKIDTTYGIKGNSEIIEEYKDSLEIEKIRKNSLEQLGEGAKEQLEILNKQIEQIEAKIKRLEKANTFYQKVDKNGVYKAETDGIVINLNNTNVPLVQDAIILQIANVKGKEDYKYVANFSRDQYDFINQVGEIELQKEYYDDVTKLKINNINTVVEDDMMKLEANFTNDYPRNLFIGEKLNAKIVMKKKIKGYLTVSKAVLNPYGDFINGNDADIYIVEEKDGILGKEYIAKRINVKMEVIGDHEVIVSGLDRPRLRVITNPSYKIKDGSKVFIWE, from the coding sequence ATGAAAAAAATAGTAATGGTTTTTTTTATATTGATAATTTTTATGGGCTTTTTTTCTAAAAGTATAATAAATTTATTTTTACCACAAGTAAAAGTAACAGGAGCTACTGGTTCTCCTGTAGAAAAGTCAATACAAGTAAATGGACAAGTAGTTGCAAATAATATGATAGATATAAGGCTTCCTGGTTCTGTAATAATAAAAGAATTTTTAGTGGAAAATGGTGATGAAGTAGAAAAAGGTACTCCTATATTTAAAATTGATACAACTTATGGAATAAAAGGTAATAGTGAAATAATAGAAGAGTATAAAGATAGCCTAGAAATAGAAAAAATCAGAAAGAATAGTTTGGAACAATTAGGTGAAGGAGCTAAAGAGCAACTTGAAATATTAAACAAACAAATAGAACAAATAGAGGCAAAGATAAAACGTTTGGAAAAAGCAAATACTTTTTATCAAAAAGTAGATAAAAATGGAGTATATAAAGCAGAAACAGATGGAATAGTCATAAATTTAAATAATACAAATGTTCCTTTAGTCCAAGATGCAATTATTCTTCAAATAGCAAATGTAAAGGGAAAAGAGGATTATAAATATGTGGCAAACTTTTCAAGAGATCAATATGATTTTATCAATCAAGTAGGTGAAATAGAATTACAAAAAGAATATTATGATGATGTTACAAAGCTTAAAATAAATAATATAAATACTGTAGTTGAAGATGATATGATGAAATTAGAAGCTAATTTCACCAATGATTATCCTAGAAATTTATTTATAGGAGAGAAGTTAAATGCTAAGATAGTTATGAAAAAAAAGATAAAGGGTTATCTCACTGTTTCAAAAGCAGTATTGAATCCTTATGGAGATTTTATAAATGGAAATGATGCAGATATTTATATCGTAGAAGAAAAGGATGGTATATTAGGCAAAGAATATATTGCTAAAAGGATAAATGTAAAAATGGAAGTGATAGGAGATCATGAAGTTATAGTATCAGGGTTAGATAGACCAAGACTTAGAGTTATAACAAATCCATCATATAAAATAAAAGATGGATCAAAGGTGTTTATATGGGAATAA
- a CDS encoding ABC transporter permease, with the protein MGIKKTILIIFFIILLLFGYAILNMNYNKDAVKITLDQPITKEQFNFINERLYIKDYAINYSKNYKNKEIIMTDGNNLDIKNIDLVKGDFLYSTDKKIAVIGDDIAEKNYSFSNITGKEINVFDENYEIIGIIKDNNNIYIPYDEKKLNEYWDEVSISYVPVNQEETDFFIRDVEVLLKTIGINVIDTIIYKDNIDSFLNIIILLSIFIIIKLSIYLYLKIKKNIKTLTAYYNQNKRREYFHKFIYIKRKPISLLILKLIVFISIIYIAIFSLRYLTIPNSLIPSNLFSLLSYRDVILRIYEKFLYYMQSGFISIWIDTIKLYGIIFVIFIIINILVTILIRDVKE; encoded by the coding sequence ATGGGAATAAAGAAAACTATATTAATAATATTCTTTATTATACTTTTATTATTTGGTTATGCAATTTTAAATATGAATTACAATAAAGATGCAGTAAAAATAACTTTAGATCAGCCTATAACTAAGGAACAATTTAACTTTATAAATGAAAGACTATATATAAAAGATTATGCTATAAATTATAGTAAAAATTATAAGAATAAAGAAATTATTATGACTGATGGTAATAATTTAGATATAAAAAATATAGATTTAGTAAAAGGAGATTTTTTATATTCCACGGATAAAAAAATAGCTGTAATAGGTGATGATATAGCTGAAAAAAATTATAGTTTTTCAAACATTACAGGAAAAGAAATAAATGTATTTGATGAAAATTATGAAATTATAGGTATTATAAAGGATAATAATAACATTTACATACCATATGATGAAAAAAAATTAAATGAATATTGGGATGAAGTATCAATTAGCTATGTACCTGTAAATCAAGAAGAAACTGATTTTTTTATAAGAGATGTAGAAGTTTTACTTAAAACTATAGGAATAAATGTTATAGATACTATAATTTATAAAGATAATATAGATAGCTTTCTAAATATCATTATACTATTATCTATATTTATAATTATAAAGTTATCTATATATTTGTATTTAAAAATAAAGAAGAATATAAAGACTTTAACAGCTTATTATAATCAAAACAAAAGAAGAGAATACTTTCATAAGTTTATTTATATTAAAAGAAAACCTATATCTTTATTAATACTAAAGTTAATAGTATTTATTTCTATTATATATATTGCTATATTTTCATTAAGATATTTAACTATACCTAATAGTTTGATACCTAGTAATTTGTTTTCTTTGTTATCTTATAGAGATGTAATTTTAAGAATCTATGAAAAATTCTTATATTATATGCAAAGTGGATTTATCAGTATATGGATAGATACCATAAAACTATATGGTATAATATTTGTAATATTTATAATTATAAATATACTGGTTACAATACTAATTAGAGATGTTAAAGAATAA
- a CDS encoding cyclic-di-AMP receptor, whose amino-acid sequence MKLVISIVQDEDAHKLMDKLMKNKFGVTKLASTGGFLRSGNTTLIIGVENERVDEVIELIDSIAKTRTQIATTPPLTTWSQGVYMPYPVEVEVGGATIFVVDVEKFEKV is encoded by the coding sequence ATGAAACTTGTAATTTCAATAGTACAAGATGAAGATGCACACAAATTAATGGATAAGCTAATGAAAAATAAATTTGGAGTAACAAAACTTGCATCTACTGGAGGATTTTTAAGATCAGGAAATACAACATTAATAATAGGTGTAGAAAATGAACGTGTAGATGAAGTTATAGAGCTTATAGATAGTATAGCGAAGACTAGAACTCAAATAGCAACAACTCCACCTTTAACAACTTGGTCACAAGGAGTATATATGCCATATCCAGTAGAAGTGGAGGTAGGGGGAGCTACTATATTTGTAGTAGACGTAGAAAAGTTTGAAAAGGTATAA